From a single Nymphaea colorata isolate Beijing-Zhang1983 chromosome 4, ASM883128v2, whole genome shotgun sequence genomic region:
- the LOC116253087 gene encoding RNA-directed DNA methylation 4 isoform X1 produces the protein MEVGESSFGGRGGDGGDGGCSGAVEIPASSSPHSSAALIHNNGKTVVVRVKRKRCQQPIEAFWLEINERPQKRAVLDLSSLSISDSSDTGRETNYSATHALKFRSRLLKSKKFLVQHVETVRSSDEIKDILQSVMPEFNGAMAFKKKLEERRQTFRQGKCIQIQGQGAMTREKHEELGKNARFKQIWRSRKRTREQKDDDSMNSLCQLYDIVRVDGLEVPDVQNWFWCRTTSSEYDEMLNYLPLLREFIPSAAEEIEADLMKNALKQDDYEYDLYTVEEDTTMNFDYGSSSYPLVQVEDDDDLCYENPVGSDYETDDSNAEDNPLFDYPDDPSEEEYSNTDPSCHSEDSDNADEKDDSDDDYYGKEMEFSRPTYA, from the exons ATGGAAGTCGGGGAGAGCTCTTTTGGTGGCAGAGGTGGAGATGGTGGTGATGGTGGCTGCAGCGGCGCTGTTGAGATTCCTGCCTCCTCGTCGCCTCATTCTTCTGCCGCTCTCATCCACAATAATGGAAAGACTGTGGTTGTTAGGGTTAAGAGAAAACGATGCCAACAGCCAATTGAAGCTTTCT GGTTGGAAATCAATGAAAGGCCGCAGAAGCGAGCTGTACTCGACCTTAGCAGTTTGTCTATTTCGGATTCTAGCGATACCG GTAGGGAGACCAACTACTCTGCAACACATGCTCTGAAATTCAGGTCTA GACTCTTGAAGAGCAAAAAGTTTCTGGTTCAACATGTAGAGACGGTCAGGAGTTCAGATGAGATCAAAGACATCTTGCAATCGGTCATG CCAGAATTTAATGGTGCAATGGCATTCAAAAAGAAGTTGGAGGAGAGAAGGCAGACTTTCAGGCAAGGAAAG tgCATACAGATCCAGGGTCAAGGAGCAATGACTAGAGAAAAGCATGAG GAGCTTGGAAAAAATGCGCGATTTAAACAGATATGGCGGAGTCGTAAGAGGACCAGAGAACAGAAAGATGATGACTCAATGAACAGCCTCTGTCAGCTCTATGATATTGTACGGGTTGATGGCTTAGAAGTTCCTGATGTGCAAAA CTGGTTTTGGTGCAGGACCACCTCCTCAGAATATGATGAGATGCTTAATTACCTACCCTTATTAAGGGAGTTTATTCCTTCTGCTGCTGAAGAAATTGAAGCTGACTTGATGAAAAATGCATTGAAACAAG ATGATTATGAATATGATTTGTACACTGTAGAAGAAGATACGACTATGAATTTTGACTATGGTTCTTCCAGTTATCCACt GGTTCAagttgaagatgatgatgacctTTGCTATGAAAACCCAGTAGGCTCTGATTATGAAACAGATGATTCTAATG CTGAAGACAACCCCCTATTTGATTATCCTGATGATCCATCAGAGGAAGAATACAGCAACACTGATCCTTCATGCCATTCAGAAGATTCTGACAATGCTGATGAAAAAGATGATAGTGATGATGACTATTATGGCAAGGAGATGGAATTTTCTAGACCTACATATGCATGA
- the LOC116253087 gene encoding RNA-directed DNA methylation 4 isoform X2, whose translation MEVGESSFGGRGGDGGDGGCSGAVEIPASSSPHSSAALIHNNGKTVVVRVKRKRCQQPIEAFWLEINERPQKRAVLDLSSLSISDSSDTGRETNYSATHALKFRSRLLKSKKFLVQHVETVRSSDEIKDILQSVMPEFNGAMAFKKKLEERRQTFRQGKCIQIQGQGAMTREKHEELGKNARFKQIWRSRKRTREQKDDDSMNSLCQLYDIVRVDGLEVPDVQKQEETTSSEYDEMLNYLPLLREFIPSAAEEIEADLMKNALKQDDYEYDLYTVEEDTTMNFDYGSSSYPLVQVEDDDDLCYENPVGSDYETDDSNAEDNPLFDYPDDPSEEEYSNTDPSCHSEDSDNADEKDDSDDDYYGKEMEFSRPTYA comes from the exons ATGGAAGTCGGGGAGAGCTCTTTTGGTGGCAGAGGTGGAGATGGTGGTGATGGTGGCTGCAGCGGCGCTGTTGAGATTCCTGCCTCCTCGTCGCCTCATTCTTCTGCCGCTCTCATCCACAATAATGGAAAGACTGTGGTTGTTAGGGTTAAGAGAAAACGATGCCAACAGCCAATTGAAGCTTTCT GGTTGGAAATCAATGAAAGGCCGCAGAAGCGAGCTGTACTCGACCTTAGCAGTTTGTCTATTTCGGATTCTAGCGATACCG GTAGGGAGACCAACTACTCTGCAACACATGCTCTGAAATTCAGGTCTA GACTCTTGAAGAGCAAAAAGTTTCTGGTTCAACATGTAGAGACGGTCAGGAGTTCAGATGAGATCAAAGACATCTTGCAATCGGTCATG CCAGAATTTAATGGTGCAATGGCATTCAAAAAGAAGTTGGAGGAGAGAAGGCAGACTTTCAGGCAAGGAAAG tgCATACAGATCCAGGGTCAAGGAGCAATGACTAGAGAAAAGCATGAG GAGCTTGGAAAAAATGCGCGATTTAAACAGATATGGCGGAGTCGTAAGAGGACCAGAGAACAGAAAGATGATGACTCAATGAACAGCCTCTGTCAGCTCTATGATATTGTACGGGTTGATGGCTTAGAAGTTCCTGATGTGCAAAAGCAAGAAGA GACCACCTCCTCAGAATATGATGAGATGCTTAATTACCTACCCTTATTAAGGGAGTTTATTCCTTCTGCTGCTGAAGAAATTGAAGCTGACTTGATGAAAAATGCATTGAAACAAG ATGATTATGAATATGATTTGTACACTGTAGAAGAAGATACGACTATGAATTTTGACTATGGTTCTTCCAGTTATCCACt GGTTCAagttgaagatgatgatgacctTTGCTATGAAAACCCAGTAGGCTCTGATTATGAAACAGATGATTCTAATG CTGAAGACAACCCCCTATTTGATTATCCTGATGATCCATCAGAGGAAGAATACAGCAACACTGATCCTTCATGCCATTCAGAAGATTCTGACAATGCTGATGAAAAAGATGATAGTGATGATGACTATTATGGCAAGGAGATGGAATTTTCTAGACCTACATATGCATGA
- the LOC116253087 gene encoding RNA-directed DNA methylation 4 isoform X4 has translation MEVGESSFGGRGGDGGDGGCSGAVEIPASSSPHSSAALIHNNGKTVVVRVKRKRCQQPIEAFWLEINERPQKRAVLDLSSLSISDSSDTGLLKSKKFLVQHVETVRSSDEIKDILQSVMPEFNGAMAFKKKLEERRQTFRQGKCIQIQGQGAMTREKHEELGKNARFKQIWRSRKRTREQKDDDSMNSLCQLYDIVRVDGLEVPDVQNWFWCRTTSSEYDEMLNYLPLLREFIPSAAEEIEADLMKNALKQDDYEYDLYTVEEDTTMNFDYGSSSYPLVQVEDDDDLCYENPVGSDYETDDSNAEDNPLFDYPDDPSEEEYSNTDPSCHSEDSDNADEKDDSDDDYYGKEMEFSRPTYA, from the exons ATGGAAGTCGGGGAGAGCTCTTTTGGTGGCAGAGGTGGAGATGGTGGTGATGGTGGCTGCAGCGGCGCTGTTGAGATTCCTGCCTCCTCGTCGCCTCATTCTTCTGCCGCTCTCATCCACAATAATGGAAAGACTGTGGTTGTTAGGGTTAAGAGAAAACGATGCCAACAGCCAATTGAAGCTTTCT GGTTGGAAATCAATGAAAGGCCGCAGAAGCGAGCTGTACTCGACCTTAGCAGTTTGTCTATTTCGGATTCTAGCGATACCG GACTCTTGAAGAGCAAAAAGTTTCTGGTTCAACATGTAGAGACGGTCAGGAGTTCAGATGAGATCAAAGACATCTTGCAATCGGTCATG CCAGAATTTAATGGTGCAATGGCATTCAAAAAGAAGTTGGAGGAGAGAAGGCAGACTTTCAGGCAAGGAAAG tgCATACAGATCCAGGGTCAAGGAGCAATGACTAGAGAAAAGCATGAG GAGCTTGGAAAAAATGCGCGATTTAAACAGATATGGCGGAGTCGTAAGAGGACCAGAGAACAGAAAGATGATGACTCAATGAACAGCCTCTGTCAGCTCTATGATATTGTACGGGTTGATGGCTTAGAAGTTCCTGATGTGCAAAA CTGGTTTTGGTGCAGGACCACCTCCTCAGAATATGATGAGATGCTTAATTACCTACCCTTATTAAGGGAGTTTATTCCTTCTGCTGCTGAAGAAATTGAAGCTGACTTGATGAAAAATGCATTGAAACAAG ATGATTATGAATATGATTTGTACACTGTAGAAGAAGATACGACTATGAATTTTGACTATGGTTCTTCCAGTTATCCACt GGTTCAagttgaagatgatgatgacctTTGCTATGAAAACCCAGTAGGCTCTGATTATGAAACAGATGATTCTAATG CTGAAGACAACCCCCTATTTGATTATCCTGATGATCCATCAGAGGAAGAATACAGCAACACTGATCCTTCATGCCATTCAGAAGATTCTGACAATGCTGATGAAAAAGATGATAGTGATGATGACTATTATGGCAAGGAGATGGAATTTTCTAGACCTACATATGCATGA
- the LOC116253087 gene encoding RNA-directed DNA methylation 4 isoform X3, with product MEVGESSFGGRGGDGGDGGCSGAVEIPASSSPHSSAALIHNNGKTVVVRVKRKRCQQPIEAFWLEINERPQKRAVLDLSSLSISDSSDTGRETNYSATHALKFRSRLLKSKKFLVQHVETVRSSDEIKDILQSVMPEFNGAMAFKKKLEERRQTFRQGKCIQIQGQGAMTREKHEELGKNARFKQIWRSRKRTREQKDDDSMNSLCQLYDIVRVDGLEVPDVQKTTSSEYDEMLNYLPLLREFIPSAAEEIEADLMKNALKQDDYEYDLYTVEEDTTMNFDYGSSSYPLVQVEDDDDLCYENPVGSDYETDDSNAEDNPLFDYPDDPSEEEYSNTDPSCHSEDSDNADEKDDSDDDYYGKEMEFSRPTYA from the exons ATGGAAGTCGGGGAGAGCTCTTTTGGTGGCAGAGGTGGAGATGGTGGTGATGGTGGCTGCAGCGGCGCTGTTGAGATTCCTGCCTCCTCGTCGCCTCATTCTTCTGCCGCTCTCATCCACAATAATGGAAAGACTGTGGTTGTTAGGGTTAAGAGAAAACGATGCCAACAGCCAATTGAAGCTTTCT GGTTGGAAATCAATGAAAGGCCGCAGAAGCGAGCTGTACTCGACCTTAGCAGTTTGTCTATTTCGGATTCTAGCGATACCG GTAGGGAGACCAACTACTCTGCAACACATGCTCTGAAATTCAGGTCTA GACTCTTGAAGAGCAAAAAGTTTCTGGTTCAACATGTAGAGACGGTCAGGAGTTCAGATGAGATCAAAGACATCTTGCAATCGGTCATG CCAGAATTTAATGGTGCAATGGCATTCAAAAAGAAGTTGGAGGAGAGAAGGCAGACTTTCAGGCAAGGAAAG tgCATACAGATCCAGGGTCAAGGAGCAATGACTAGAGAAAAGCATGAG GAGCTTGGAAAAAATGCGCGATTTAAACAGATATGGCGGAGTCGTAAGAGGACCAGAGAACAGAAAGATGATGACTCAATGAACAGCCTCTGTCAGCTCTATGATATTGTACGGGTTGATGGCTTAGAAGTTCCTGATGTGCAAAA GACCACCTCCTCAGAATATGATGAGATGCTTAATTACCTACCCTTATTAAGGGAGTTTATTCCTTCTGCTGCTGAAGAAATTGAAGCTGACTTGATGAAAAATGCATTGAAACAAG ATGATTATGAATATGATTTGTACACTGTAGAAGAAGATACGACTATGAATTTTGACTATGGTTCTTCCAGTTATCCACt GGTTCAagttgaagatgatgatgacctTTGCTATGAAAACCCAGTAGGCTCTGATTATGAAACAGATGATTCTAATG CTGAAGACAACCCCCTATTTGATTATCCTGATGATCCATCAGAGGAAGAATACAGCAACACTGATCCTTCATGCCATTCAGAAGATTCTGACAATGCTGATGAAAAAGATGATAGTGATGATGACTATTATGGCAAGGAGATGGAATTTTCTAGACCTACATATGCATGA